In Ananas comosus cultivar F153 linkage group 7, ASM154086v1, whole genome shotgun sequence, the sequence ggagggggatCAGGAAGAGGGtatcgtcgtcggcggcgggggcggtGGCGGGGAGATCGATGGAGACAATCGACGAGGCCGAGGCCGCCGGAGGGGCCGCCGATCATCGCTCCCATGGCAATCCTTCGTTCCCAGGTCGCATCGATCGatcccctctcttcttcttcgttctCTTCTTGTATCGATTCATTACGTGCTGTTTCTTTGACCGGTTGGTTTGTGGAATCAGAGGCGGACACATCTTTGATATTGAgatgggaattttttttttttgggcttttgttTTTTGCGacattgtgttcttttcgcTCACAAAGTTGCGATTTTTCgactttttcttcattttgcaTCGGATCATTGAATTTATTGGccaaatttagaaatttgaacCAAAAACTTTAAGCTTGAATTGATCTGACGCTGCTGTTTTGAATGAAGGGATCGAGTTGATGATCTTagtcattttctcttttatctttttgtagAATCGGATTTAATGATCTTAGTTGTGTGTTCTACCTGTTTTTTCAGTTTTAGTATTTACCTGGATTTAGTTTTTGGTATTTTCCTTCAAAGCACATTAATGGATGAAGCATGAAATATAGAGATTGAGAATATACTTCTTCCCAACTCATATAAATTTTGCATCGTTCATCATAAATTTTGctgttttcttaattttttttactttttgtgtCTTCATTGTTTATGATTCCCCTGTTAATTTGAGAAGAAGTTATGGTTTGGGTGTCTCTGTTAATGTATTGCGCACTGCCCTGCGCGCATTCCCTCAGATCAGCGATATTTTAGGGGACCTTCGAGGGCGCCTGTAGCAGTGCTCTTTGCAAAGTTTGACTTTATAGACTGTTTGAGCATTATACTCTGCATGATCTAAATTTGGAAACCTTTACAGCCTTATCAGGGAGCATTGAGGAAGCATGGTTCGATTCGCTTGCGCTTACCGAATCAGACGGCGAGGATGATTTCCACAGTGTACAGGATGGTATGGGTGAATCTTGCTTTTTAGTACCTCGTCTTTGGAAGTTTAGAATTGCAACTTCGATTTCGAAAAGGTGCTGTGGAAATTTTGCAGATGTGTTTTCATTGAATGGCTTTGAGAGTGAAGCCGCGGTGAGTACTTCATTGTCCAAAGATATCCACAGCGGAGGCGGTAACAGTAATACGCCCTTCAACCTTTCCACTGACCAAAACCATAGGAGCCAGAAATCAAGTGAGCAGTCGAAAGGAAGTTTGGAGCATGGAGTGAAACCTTTTGGCGGCCATGACGATATTTCGAGCCTTTCCATGGATGAAACTAGTAGTAGGGGTGAGGGGGGAATACTAAACAATTGTGGTATTTTGCCCAGCAATTGCTTGCCCTGCCTTGCTTCTACTGCTCCAATAACCGAAAAGAAGAGACCTCTTAGCTCGAGCCCGACTAACTCTATCAAGATGCCTTCTTTGAAGCTTCCATTCAAGAAGAAGGCTGGGGAAGGCCATGCTTCCGCAACTCCATGTGAGTGTCTCAAGTGTCTCTTGTTCTCTGTACATTTGTGTTCTGCACAAGCATAGATTATAACTTCTCCAGTCCATTAGAGTTTACATGGATTATCATGCCGATAATCTTACATTTCAAAAAGAAAGGgtagtttaaattttagtttctgaAGTTTGTTCCAGACTTCAGTTTGTTTTCAGTTGTTTCAGCTGTAACAACTTAGTACCtggtgttttttttcttcttcagtgttttttcttctccttgaatgcaaccctaaaccctaaaaccttttgaagtttttggggCATTGATCACTGAAGGCACACTATCTTGATTAGTTTCAAGTTGAGCTACACTAATGCTGAAaatgattttatattttgttatgtTAGTTTGGGAAGTTAATGCTAGTCGTATGCTCTTTTGATACTTGTAAATAATTCTTTATGCTTGAACATGTAGTGTGTAATCTTATGAATGCAGATTGTTGATTTGCTTACAAAATATATAGTGCTCTAACAACCTGTGTAATAGTTGCTTTGCGTGGATTCCCTTTTTATTCATAAGATTAATGTGTTACATTTACAGATAATGCCtagtcaaaaaaagaaaaccatatCAAGTATTAATTTTAGGTCTTGTTTGTATCGTTGCTGTTTTTCAGTTTCTATAGACAAATTTTATATGTTGGTATGCCGGTGTATGGACTTTCCCACTCTTATCATTGTAGGCTAATGCAACCCTGGTGGATGCAGAAAGACATCTTCAGAACAACGAACAAACCAAAGAAAGTTACTAAGTGTTtttagagagaaggagagaaaattACTCCCtaagtttttgttttgttttgtcaAACATATATCACAGATGTATAGACTTCTATGTTAGACTTAATATTGATGCCAAAAGCAGTTATAGAAATAATTCTTTGTAAAATTCTTTTTCGTGATACTTTGTGATAATTAGTGTTGTTTCTTTCTACTTGTAGTTATTGTGGAAGTTGATAGCACAACTAAGCCAGAGTTTACACATTGAAACATAGTACTTGAGTATCATACATGTATTTAATTATCGATCTTTGTTTTTAAACCTCTTGTCGATATTGCATATTGAGGACATTATTACGGTTAGCTTATAGAGAAATGCTACATGTACACCCAGCGTTTGCATGTAAATCTTGCACCCACCCATCCAAGGGTTTAGAGAACCCTTTTGGGTgtttcatattaaaaaaataggaatGTGATAAGGCTAGTGTGAAAAAACTAGCGTTTGGATGGGGagggtgtaaaatttacacccaCTTTTGGGTTTATGGTAGTATTGCTCTAACTTATATATTAATGAATTATctagaattattattttaatatgtttatgTTTTTATATGTTACAACAATATCTCCATGCTTCAGATAACGGGTGGCCAGAAAGTACTTTGTCAGAGTAAATGTGCTaaattcttctctttttttcacctttttcatTTAAGTTTCTTCAAAGCCATTCCTTGAAAGGCCAATTGCTGGTTCACAAGTTCGATTATGCTCAGTGGGGAAGAAAATTTTTGACAGCTGGTCATTGATTGAGCCTGGTAGCTTTCGAGTTCGGGGAGCAAATTATTTTAGGTGAATAACATATTTCAGCCCTTGTTTTTTATGTTAAACTTATATGAGTGAATATGCCAATATTCTGTATCATTTTACAATAAGATCTTCATATGCCAGGGATAAGAAGAAAGAGTTTGCTCCAAATTGTGCAGCATATTACCCATTTGGCGTGGATGTATTCTTATGTCAGCAGAAAATTAATCACATTAGTCGGTTTGTGGAACTTCCCGTTCCAAATACAACTACCAAATTTCCTCCTCTCCTTGTAGTTAATGTTCAGGTATTATTTGTAAATGCAGCTACGAAAATTGCTTACCTTAATATGCTTACCCTCTAACAAGGTTTAGAATTACTTGTGCTTATATAAACTGATGCTTAGATTAAAGTACATAATTTCTTCTGCAACACATTATTTTTTGCAAGACATTGTTTTATGTTTGTACTTTATATACTAAAACCATGAGACATTGGCCTGTTCTGTTTCATAAGACATGTAATCAAAGCAAACAACATATTTGAAGCATGCTTTTAGAAACCAAACTGTAACATAACTGAAGGACTATCTAGTCACAATTTGATTCTTCATTCCCAAAATCAAGTTGACTTTTACAGATAGGAGCTAAAagattacatacatatatatatatatatatatatatatgtatgagtccggctactatactcttatgagtatgatcgcccttATACTAagtataagtcgttttcgatgatagagcttttgaattgacgatccataccgttaaacattatctaaagtatttaaaacttctagaaatcaaattttataattttttgacatcatttactttacgatcaaaaggttacaaaattgacaatttttaacggccggtatgggatgctcattagtttaacggtgtaaaagaatcggaatcagttgaatttttgatagaaaattctattcactacctagataaagatcaataactccgatcttaaattgcaggatccgatcatccatttttaggacgtcgttcgatttcgaccgttcattttatacccacttgatggactttattatgatttcgaaaaattatgaaatttattttctagaagtttcaaatactctagatcatatttaacggagtggatcgtcgattcggaagctccatcatcgaaaacaacttatgagtatgaaggactctatactcataagagtatagtagccctactctatatatatatatgtatgcatgtatgatTACTGAGAAACTAACAATTGGAAGGGTTATTGTCATGTTAGCTAAATTTTCTTGGTATTATATTTGTGATTAGTTGCTTGTTTATGTCTCATAATCACAAATTATCTGCAGTAGTAATAAAAGCTCATTTTGTTATACTAGATCTAGGAAAAAGACATAAGGATGCTCAAAAAGTTTATAACTTTATCTAAATGTGGAATTAATCTGAGCTCAATTTCGATGCAAAATCTTGAATACTCATAGTTTCTTTGCCTCTTGAAGTTACTTCTGGGCAGTGGATTCACTGTTTTGTTTGCTATGTATACATTTTATTTGGTATTATACTCTACTATGCAGAGTTTCAATTTCTGGattaagtttttcttttcctttatcaCTCAAATATTCATTTGACCTAAAAGTTCTGTAATTCTTGCAGATTCCTCTGTATCCTGCTTCCATATTTCAGAATGAAACAGATGGTGAAGGAATAAgctttgttttatattttcggCTTGCTGAAGATTATGCGAAAGAGCTTCCATCTCATTTTCTAGACAGTCTCAGGGTAAGTATTATCCTGCTTAATACTTTCTCTGCGACTTGTAGTTTTAATTTTCTAGTGTCgagcattttaaatttaaatatggatgtttaataatatagttatttatttaattaaaatcctCTAATTTTACTTCTTTCTTTTCAAAGTACAGCTCCGGAGCTACTATTTAATCAATGTAAAACTTTAGGCCTCAGTTTGGTATcgtttccttttttatttttttttaaacactaattctatataatttaatgtgttGAAAGAGAAAggcttttcttttgttattatagTTTATTAGCTTACAATTCATCTGATCAAGTGGTAGACGGCAACtagtttaaaagaaaatttggaagcaagaaaagttgttttcaagttttattttttgttgccaAGTAAACACTTTAGATGAAAGAATTGCAAACAATCCATTGACCATCTTACACCTTTTGATAtacaaaattgtattttaaaaaataaaacacaaacaCGACACTAAATGAGGGCTTAATGTGTGTGTATAAGCTATATGAACTTGCTATCTGTTCTTTAAAGCTGATTGGTCTTTCTTTCAAAGCAGAAACTAATCGATGATGAGGTTGAAAGAGTGAAGGCCTTTCCCATGGATACAACTTTACCTTTTCGGGAACGATTGAAAATACTTGGTCGTGTAGCTAATTTGGACGATCTCCCTCTAAGTGCGGCAGAGAGGAAGGTCATGCATGCGTACAATGAGAAGCCTGTGCTCTCTCGTCCTCAGCACGAGTTTTACTTGGTAAGCGACTATGCTTTAATCTAAGATGTTTAGATATTATAAGCCGTATTGTAACGATCCGAttcactagcaataataattcgttgggtccaaaccactGACACAAAATGCCTAAGTCtagatattattattagagcATATGGTCTCTTATATAATTCAAATACAATCCCATTCTCGTCCGATTTGGAACAATTGGGGTGTCATAGATTTTTTCCATTTAGGTCTTGACTTCCTTGTCAGCCCAATCAAACACATAGTCCACGAttactaggcgatgtgagatctGCCGCACACTTCTGTCTGGTGAACGGGTTGTGACACCAAATGTAATGCCCTGCTTTCCAAGacggtcacccatcctagaacgaCTTTAGTCCTGGCATGTTTTACGTTTAGTCCTATATACTATTCCAAATCCTGGATGTGTCACATTCTCCCCCCTTTAAGGGCTGATGTCTATGTAGGTGGACGAGCCTCTGGCTGGTCAAACCATCCAGTTTGGCCTCTGGTGGCAACAAGGGTGTTTTATGCTGTCCCGGCACTGATATCGGCACGAATCAGGATTTTGGTGGCCAAGTTACTCACTAGCAATAATAGCTCATCGGGTCCCAAccactagcccaaaatgcttaatcctatttattattattagagttcAATGACCCCTTATATTTCCAAACGCAATCCTATTTCTATCCGATGTAGAACTATTGAGGTATCACACGTATATTGTTTTTGATCATCAAAccttctattttaaaaaaacatgaAGTTTGAGGAGAGATTTTTCCATCCGAAGTACTCAAATTTGAGTTAGTACCTGAACATTATAAAGGTATCTGTGAGTGAAGCAtccatatttattatttaaagctGTGTTCGTGACGAAATCAGTAATGGtgttacaaatagaaaaaaaaagctcgGCCAACAATCTCCTATCATATGTGCTTAATGCTGTTGTCTTGTTATTTTCTGCGTCATCTACAGGGAGACGGTTACTTTGAGATAGATTTGGACATGCATAGATTCAGCTACATATCGAGGAAAGGTTTTGAACAATTTCTAGACCGGCTGAAGCTCTGTGTCATAGATTTCGGCCTAACAATTCAGGTACCCTCAAATGTCGTAATTACATACTAAATATCTCCTTCCAAATTAGCATATGAGGTGTGACTCATTTCATTTCTGCAGGGAAACAAACCCGAAGAACTACCCGAGCAGCTGTTATGCTGCGTGAGGTTGAACGGACTCGACTACACGAATTATCACCAGCTAGCTGTGCATTCTTCTTGATACAAATGTGTTCTCCCAAGCCAGCGAAACGGTAACATATATATGCCGAATAACGTGTTCAAAATCGAGCATTCCCTGCTACAGTGGGTGGACAAAACAAGGTGACGAGAAATTCTCTCCGGTATCGGTAATTACGAATGTATATTCATGTACACGTCATTTATTTCGTTATATTCTTATTGAgtccaaaagaaaaaggaaagaaaagaaagaaggtaAATTAAATAGTTTATCATACCATCATCAAGAAATAGGTGAAAATAGATAGTTCCATTGTGATGTATGTTACATACGTGGGATTTTAATCCCATGCACTGTAGTtaatgaatatttttcattgtaTTCTTCCTTATGAGGGTCACTTTATATTAGTTTTCAATGATAATTTGTTGTTAATCGCAGAATATATGAGCTCtctaaattcctttttttttgttcataatAACTTGCAtaacgttttttttttgtcacataGGCCCAaacattgaaaattttaaaaaaatggtgcTTGGGCTATTTTCGTCACAAGTAGATAAAATTGATTAATACAAGGAACTAAATgtgattttttaagaaaaaattactCATTACATGGTCAAtgatttgatcatttttttatCTCGTTTCGTTTCTATCCTTTTCTAATCAATATACAAAATGAGAAAGAaattcaaaccaaaaaaaaaaagtacaaatgtGAATCAAAATTTGGTTCATATTTTGTACTACTGTATTGGGGTGGTGGTGGAGGGAGAGGGTCTCATGCAGGGGCAAAAAACAGCAAAGAAGCCGCACCGGAAGCGCGGCTGCGGGCGGCGAGCAGGAGGGGTGGCGAGGGGCGGGGCGATGGAGGCGGTGAGGTCGGCAATCGGCGGAGCAGAAGAAGGCATCGGAACGGCCACGGGGGCCTCAGGAAGATGCGGCGCGGCATCGACGGCAGAGGAGCCCTTATTCGCATCGAGGGGGTCACTCCAGATGTGTCCCGACGACCCTTGTCGACGGAATGACACCGACGATCGCTGCAGCTTCGTCGACATCCTCTGAATCTCTCTGTaagtctctctttctctcttttggttGATGAGGAATATTGAGGAGGGGAGTGCAATGCAGTTGTTGCAGGGTGTGTGttattttggttggtttttGTTAGGTAGCTTCAAGGGAGGGGCTGTGGCTTTGTGGTGCTTTAAATTTGAACCACacatttgattttttctttctatatatgGGAGACAGGAATAGAGATACAAGTAGAGAGgggtttttatttattattattatttttttttttttgtttaaattatcTTCTTATATCCAAAACTGAGTGTAAATCTTATACCTCGTCGTACAAAGATCAATCTTATCggcctttatttttattttttaatatgaaaGCCTAAAAGAATTGTTTTAATATTTGGATATGTGAGTTGTATTATTTATACGTAATTTTTGGATGCGCagaggatgtgtttatgttatgtaaggctttttttttttttggttttgaattTGGGGGGtgaattttgaaagattaaaaaaaaaaatcatcctatcccaaaaattttagaatgcttaaaatttttcttctctaatattttcaaattacagTTACAATCGTCACCGAAGAAGTCTGCAGTTACATGTTTTTTTACATTGACGGTtgcatttataaatttttgtacaGGAAAAAAagatgtttaaattttttagccattatataatacaaaattagtGTTTTAGCCATCGAGAATGTTGTCCCTTATTATTGATTGGTAgtaatgtgaaattttttttaggttAAAGATATTTGTAAcaataagatttaaatttaaaaatttataaatattaaagaaTCAGgttgtgagaaaaaaaaaattagaaactaaACAAAAGAAATACCGAATAAACGTTGCAGCCAATGGTCCACAGTGTAGGGgttttttcagaaaataatatCATTTGTAGGATCCTTGGGGCTagctaataattttaaaagttcaagACGTTAGAAAAATATGATCAGTgcccaaaaattttaattatgttttgaGATAATTCGACCTGACTTGATCTAATTCAGTTGTTCGTGGTTTTGAATATGAGTTGGTTCAATTTGATGTTCGGCGTGAGGCAGTATTTTGaatctttagaaaaaaaaattttcaataccctctggaagaaaaaaaaaactatttatacaCCTTCAATTCCACCAATCTAGGGTGGAATGACCTTCACTTGTCGCGTTAATGTGACTAGTGGAAAAGTAACATATAGTCTGTATATCGTACGGGTGTATGTGTAGCATCGCTCCCCTTCCAAATAACTCTAATTTTATGAATATCTAGGTCCTGTTTGGTTGGGAAACAAGggtggggataaggggttattcccTTCTTGTTCCCCAAACACTATATCTAAGGATGGGAACAAATTATTCCCACCCTTAACGGATTATTccagaataacccgttaagggtgatagcttgttcccacccttaggtggaataggggtgggaacaagttgttcccacccctatttttttaaaaaaaaattaaaaattaaaaattttaattttaattttagttttaaaaatttacaattagtaatttcaaaattcaagtttatagttttaaattttaaattttaaattttaatataatattttatattttttaatataaattttgttatttatattttaaaatttaaatttgatcttaaattttaaattttaaattttgaaattaaaaatttaagagtttaatttcaatttttgaattttaaagaaAGTATTTTTAGGATCACCTTGCTTGTTCCAccagtaaaatttaaattttctaaattcaaaaattaaaatttataattttaaaattacaaaattaaaaatttaaattttaaattgtttaatttaaaatttaaaattttgatattttaattttttttatatttagaatttgatatgttattttttaaattaaaatttcatcttaaatttaatgttcaaactttaaaaaattaattttttaaaattataaatttgagattttaaaatttaaaattttaattttaatttttaaaatttaaaagtttatattttaaattttaaaatataaatataaaatataaaaatttaaattctaatataaaaaaaaataatataattattttttatttataaatactcactttaattcttatcccatcttacctaaccaaacgctatttttcttattctcaggaatactcaattttcatccaaacgcaaaatttatctaattttcgcttatacctcaatttatacctattcccgAAATATCcattttttgcttatccccaaaccaaacgatatcttaaaattttaaaattttatatttgttctcCAAAAGCATGATGAAGTTTCAAAAACGCCTTTATAGCTATAAGAGCTTCAAAATACCAACTTTACCCTCCATTTCATTCTCCACACAATTGTTTTTTGAACAtgtggagaccccctcaattaCAACTCGCTATGAAATAACCccctaaatttaacttttttaattagagtcttctttaatttttgttaaaaaaaattgaataattttttgttaattaaattagaaattttatccaATGCACTGATGATTcaatcatatttaataatttcagtaactacataatatataaaactaaaaaagtATAAGGATAAAACCGCAATGTGGAGATAGTCCATATGTATTATCCTAAAATAAGTTAAAAGCTAAATGAAGTTTCAATTAAATAAAGAAGAGGCCaataaaaaattaggatttacTTAAAATGGTTTATAGTTGAATTAGGAAACATTGAAAAATAGTGGTGAAGGAAGTTTAGTTTTGACCAAATAGTGAAGAAAAAGTTAAGGGatgaaatagtaattttatattttgaagtaaaatgaaaaaaaaaatagggaaaacttcaaaaacccccgcttgtggtttccaactttctcactttagtaccctgtgatttaaagtgtatcaatttgcccccctgtggttttgtttttattttttctatagtttttcttaatatttcgttaaattatatgcaaaaaaacatcagatatctatctagatttaccgaatatttactttagtaccctttaattttaattttgttactaatttgagaaaaaaataataaaattgataaaaaaaagagaaaaacgaaaccacagggggcaaattgatacacattaaaccacagagtacgaaaatgagaaagttggaaaccacaatgggggtttttgaagttatcccaaaaaaatatatgttaagTTGATTGATGTTAGCACAAGCTAAGGAAAGGGCAAGGAAAGGATATTTATAAGAGAAACTcgtgaattttcaaaaattccaacAGTATTTATGCTATATCATAACTTGATGAGGCTACAAATGATTATTAAACAAGCACTCTAGGTACACTTCAAATAAGAATATACATCTTATAGCTATTTCACTCCAAAATTATTAGTGTTCTATAAGAACAATGCTACATGTACATCCTATCAGAAATGCACAAATTACACTCTATCCATCCAATGAGTGTAGTGTTAACCACTAATCATATCATATGACTGATGTACACACACTCTCCCATCCATTAGACGAATGACGTGTAGGATGTACAGCCCACTTTGATGGGGTGTACATATAGTATTGCTCATACTATATTTAtcacatcaaatttttttatttttaataaaaaatatttaaatatttgtcaatttaagaatataatatatatagggtgaaatatctatttttttttttctttgatgttaaaaaagtatttttctccATGAGCTGAGAATAGGGGCTCCACTCCACCCCGGGCATATCTGGGGGAGGTTTTCGGATCCTTGGCGCACACGCAATCCCCCacgtttttttaatttactccaTTCTGACTCGTGACGGAATGAATATGCAGACCAATTGCGTGTCCACTTTGACGACGCCTCCCGCCCCTTCCTGCAGCTTCCGCCCCTCGCCGACTTCTCCACATTTTGACTTCTGGAGCACGCTCCGTCGTCACGAAGcatccccttctctctctcccttcctaTAAAACGCGCCCTACTGACAATCACAAAAAACAGCAACCCCCATACATACAAACATTCCATTCTCAGCTACTTGGCCCCTTTAATTCAATCCTAATATCAATAATCCCTTTCGCTTGTACGCCACATAATCACACAACATATGGATAAGCTTTTGATGCTGTCGATTCTTAGCTCCTCCCCTGCGGAAATCTCCGGTCCCTGGTCCAACCTATCCGTGTCCATCCAGAAttcgaagaaggagaagaagcagcTCGGCGGTGATGATGATGCGCACAACAGCAGCAGGAAGATCAGCGAAAGCAGCTCCACAGGCAGATCagaccagcagcagcagcagaagcagaagcagaggaGGTTTCTGCGGTGGCCGGCGGCGACGCCTCGGTGCGCTCCAGAGCTTGACGGGCTCAACTGCTTCGAGACCTTCGCGTTGCATTAGCTAATCACTTTTGATTCTTCACCCTCATAATCTACTATCGATTCTTTCcttgtaattaaaaaaagaaaaaaaaattatagatgcGGAAGTGTATTTTAGTTGAACTTTTTGCAAATCAATGAGATCATAATGCTTCGGGATGTCTTAGCATCATAATTATATCCAGCATGAATCTTAGTTTAGTTCAGTTGATTTTGACATGGAGGCAGTGCACGAATTCAGAATCAGGGTAAGCTGCGACCTACCAAGGGCCCTTTTACTTGTTTGTATTTGTTGGAGATCGATCTTTGTGCGACTAGGATTTCGATTTGTACTAGTGTAGATAATAGTTAGTTGATTGATCTTGCCGCCCTAATCGTTTCCCTACGAATACGAATTAATTCCTCATTATTCTGTTATCACCGATTTGTGTGTCTAATGATGCTTATGAACAACTCTGGGC encodes:
- the LOC109712932 gene encoding uncharacterized protein LOC109712932 isoform X1, producing MGGCVSRSDACVGVRRKARSGGGGGGGGGGGARRRRRRGIRKRVSSSAAGAVAGRSMETIDEAEAAGGAADHRSHGNPSFPALSGSIEEAWFDSLALTESDGEDDFHSVQDDVFSLNGFESEAAVSTSLSKDIHSGGGNSNTPFNLSTDQNHRSQKSSEQSKGSLEHGVKPFGGHDDISSLSMDETSSRGEGGILNNCGILPSNCLPCLASTAPITEKKRPLSSSPTNSIKMPSLKLPFKKKAGEGHASATPFSSKPFLERPIAGSQVRLCSVGKKIFDSWSLIEPGSFRVRGANYFRDKKKEFAPNCAAYYPFGVDVFLCQQKINHISRFVELPVPNTTTKFPPLLVVNVQIPLYPASIFQNETDGEGISFVLYFRLAEDYAKELPSHFLDSLRKLIDDEVERVKAFPMDTTLPFRERLKILGRVANLDDLPLSAAERKVMHAYNEKPVLSRPQHEFYLGDGYFEIDLDMHRFSYISRKGFEQFLDRLKLCVIDFGLTIQGNKPEELPEQLLCCVRLNGLDYTNYHQLAVHSS
- the LOC109712932 gene encoding uncharacterized protein LOC109712932 isoform X2; translated protein: MGGCVSRSDACVGVRRKARSGGGGGGGGGGGARRRRRRGIRKRVSSSAAGAVAGRSMETIDEAEAAGGAADHRSHGNPSFPGSIEEAWFDSLALTESDGEDDFHSVQDDVFSLNGFESEAAVSTSLSKDIHSGGGNSNTPFNLSTDQNHRSQKSSEQSKGSLEHGVKPFGGHDDISSLSMDETSSRGEGGILNNCGILPSNCLPCLASTAPITEKKRPLSSSPTNSIKMPSLKLPFKKKAGEGHASATPFSSKPFLERPIAGSQVRLCSVGKKIFDSWSLIEPGSFRVRGANYFRDKKKEFAPNCAAYYPFGVDVFLCQQKINHISRFVELPVPNTTTKFPPLLVVNVQIPLYPASIFQNETDGEGISFVLYFRLAEDYAKELPSHFLDSLRKLIDDEVERVKAFPMDTTLPFRERLKILGRVANLDDLPLSAAERKVMHAYNEKPVLSRPQHEFYLGDGYFEIDLDMHRFSYISRKGFEQFLDRLKLCVIDFGLTIQGNKPEELPEQLLCCVRLNGLDYTNYHQLAVHSS
- the LOC109712272 gene encoding uncharacterized protein LOC109712272, yielding MDKLLMLSILSSSPAEISGPWSNLSVSIQNSKKEKKQLGGDDDAHNSSRKISESSSTGRSDQQQQQKQKQRRFLRWPAATPRCAPELDGLNCFETFALH